One Actinomadura viridis genomic region harbors:
- a CDS encoding PHP domain-containing protein, producing the protein MDDSLGPVEALRRIAFLLERAHEPTYRVRAFRRAADLAERTPSAELAARARAGTLTELEGVGKVTALVIEEALRGEVPVYLRRLGATEGERPDEAAAALRAALRGDLHTHSDWSDGGSPIREMAETARDLGHEYLALTDHSPRLKVARGLSADRLRRQLEVVADLNEELAPFRILTGIEVDILADGSLDQDPDLLERLDVVVASVHSELRMERVAMTRRMVTAIANPRVNVLGHCTGRIVKAGGRRGGLRPESEFDAGLVFDACAAYDVAVEINSRPERLDPPKRLLRLAVEAGCRFSIDSDAHAPGQLDWQPYGCERAARCGVPADRIVNALPAGDLLAWAGDRRPR; encoded by the coding sequence GTGGACGACTCCCTGGGCCCCGTCGAAGCACTGCGCCGGATCGCGTTCCTGCTGGAGCGCGCGCACGAGCCGACCTATCGGGTACGCGCGTTCCGCAGGGCGGCCGACCTCGCCGAACGCACCCCGTCCGCCGAGCTGGCCGCCCGTGCTCGCGCGGGCACCCTGACCGAGCTGGAGGGCGTCGGCAAGGTCACCGCCCTGGTCATCGAGGAGGCGCTGCGCGGTGAGGTCCCCGTGTACCTGCGGCGGCTGGGGGCGACCGAGGGCGAGCGGCCGGACGAGGCCGCCGCGGCGCTGCGGGCCGCGCTGCGCGGGGACCTGCACACCCACAGCGACTGGTCGGACGGCGGGTCGCCGATCCGGGAGATGGCCGAGACCGCCCGCGACCTCGGGCACGAGTACCTGGCGCTGACCGATCACTCGCCCCGCCTGAAGGTCGCCCGCGGGCTGTCGGCCGACCGGCTGCGCCGCCAGCTGGAGGTGGTCGCGGACCTGAACGAGGAGCTGGCGCCGTTCCGGATCCTCACCGGCATCGAGGTGGACATCCTGGCGGACGGCTCGCTGGACCAGGACCCCGACCTGCTCGAACGGCTCGACGTGGTGGTGGCCAGCGTGCACTCCGAGCTGCGGATGGAGCGGGTCGCCATGACCAGGCGGATGGTCACGGCGATCGCGAACCCGCGCGTGAACGTCCTGGGGCACTGCACCGGCCGCATCGTCAAGGCCGGTGGCCGGCGGGGCGGGCTGCGCCCGGAGTCGGAGTTCGACGCGGGCCTGGTGTTCGACGCCTGCGCCGCCTACGACGTCGCCGTCGAGATCAACTCCCGTCCGGAGCGGCTCGATCCGCCCAAGCGGCTGCTGCGCCTCGCGGTCGAGGCGGGCTGCCGCTTCTCCATCGACTCCGACGCGCACGCCCCCGGCCAGCTGGACTGGCAGCCGTACGGGTGCGAGCGGGCCGCCCGCTGCGGCGTGCCCGCCGACCGGATCGTCAACGCCCTCCCCGCCGGTGACCTGCTGGCCTGGGCCGGTGATCGCCGTCCACGATGA
- a CDS encoding sensor histidine kinase codes for MATEDTGGREAAPGGGAADTVRLLTRPIAAALTGRAEPAPARRPWPGWLRWTRAIGVGRLPFAAVVQLVDVLVAVGLMAGTYSLLLTEVPKRAPGVPEPLLLAASATLTLPIVLRERHPLGAWRVVVVAMAVTGPQGWLTVPYVPGGTFASMLCLYTVASRGPREATVGVGVLSSAGVLVLDRSTGFVAILLILSSLLVGHLVRQRRLTRRELAEQERRHQDAEAVLMERQRIARELHDVVAHHMSMIAIQAEAAPYTVPEVPDKIRKDLSEIRGTALDALTEMRRILGVLRSADGAETAPQPSLDRIDELLAGARGTGLEVTARIGEGLSGLPPGVGLTAYRILQEALSNAMRHAPGSRVDVAIRRDGGILRLEIVNGPPGEGHRPTPSPPGVGHGLVGMRERAAMLDGVLTAEPTSEGGFAVIAALPEAGPGDAAGGRP; via the coding sequence ATGGCGACGGAGGATACCGGGGGACGCGAGGCCGCACCGGGCGGCGGCGCGGCCGACACCGTACGGCTGCTGACCCGCCCGATCGCCGCCGCGCTCACCGGCAGGGCGGAGCCGGCTCCGGCGCGCCGGCCCTGGCCGGGGTGGCTGCGGTGGACCCGCGCGATCGGCGTCGGGCGGCTGCCGTTCGCCGCCGTCGTCCAGCTGGTGGACGTACTGGTCGCGGTGGGCCTGATGGCCGGGACCTACTCCCTGCTGCTCACCGAGGTCCCCAAGCGGGCCCCCGGCGTCCCCGAGCCGCTCCTGCTGGCGGCCTCGGCCACGCTCACCCTGCCGATCGTGCTGCGGGAGCGGCATCCGCTCGGGGCGTGGCGCGTGGTGGTGGTCGCGATGGCGGTCACCGGCCCCCAAGGCTGGCTGACCGTCCCGTACGTGCCCGGCGGCACGTTCGCCTCCATGCTGTGTCTCTACACGGTCGCCTCGCGGGGGCCGCGGGAGGCGACCGTCGGGGTGGGCGTGCTGTCGTCGGCGGGCGTGCTCGTCCTGGACCGCTCGACCGGGTTCGTCGCGATCCTGCTGATCCTGTCGTCGCTGCTGGTCGGCCATCTGGTCCGGCAGCGCCGCCTCACCCGCCGCGAGCTGGCCGAGCAGGAGCGCCGCCACCAGGACGCCGAGGCCGTGCTCATGGAACGGCAGCGGATCGCCCGCGAGCTGCACGACGTGGTCGCCCACCACATGTCCATGATCGCGATCCAGGCGGAGGCCGCGCCCTACACCGTCCCCGAGGTGCCGGACAAGATCCGCAAGGACCTGAGCGAGATCCGCGGCACCGCGCTGGACGCGCTCACCGAGATGCGGCGGATCCTGGGCGTGCTGCGGTCGGCGGACGGCGCCGAGACCGCGCCCCAGCCGAGCCTGGACCGGATCGACGAGCTGCTGGCGGGCGCCCGCGGCACCGGCCTGGAGGTCACCGCCCGGATCGGCGAGGGGCTGTCCGGGCTTCCCCCGGGCGTCGGGCTGACCGCGTACCGGATCCTCCAGGAGGCGCTCAGCAACGCGATGCGGCACGCGCCCGGCTCCCGGGTCGATGTCGCGATCCGGCGGGACGGCGGGATACTGCGGCTGGAGATCGTCAACGGCCCGCCCGGAGAGGGGCACCGCCCCACCCCCTCGCCGCCGGGCGTCGGCCACGGGCTGGTGGGGATGCGCGAGCGGGCCGCGATGCTGGACGGCGTCCTCACCGCCGAACCCACGTCAGAAGGAGGATTCGCCGTGATCGCCGCCCTTCCCGAGGCCGGCCCGGGCGACGCCGCGGGCGGCCGGCCATGA
- a CDS encoding response regulator — protein sequence MTIRVVIVDDQGMVRTGFGVLLNAQPDIEVVGEAVNGAEALGTIAELRPDVVLMDVRMPVMDGLEATRRLLGGAPLGTETGTGTATGAGTEPKVLMLTTFDLDDYVYEALRAGASGFLLKDASAAELSDAVRVVAAGDALLSPSITRRLIAEFSRLGAPRAPSRKRLDELTERETEVLALVARGLSNGEIAAELVVAEQTVKTHFGRVLMKLGLRDRPQAIVYAYEVGLVRPGD from the coding sequence ATGACGATCCGGGTGGTGATCGTCGACGACCAGGGCATGGTCCGCACCGGCTTCGGGGTGCTGCTGAACGCCCAGCCCGACATCGAGGTGGTCGGCGAGGCGGTGAACGGCGCGGAGGCCCTGGGCACGATCGCCGAGCTGCGGCCCGACGTGGTCCTGATGGACGTGCGGATGCCGGTCATGGACGGCCTGGAGGCCACCCGGCGCCTCCTCGGCGGCGCCCCCCTCGGAACGGAGACGGGGACAGGGACGGCGACGGGGGCGGGGACGGAGCCGAAGGTGCTGATGCTCACCACCTTCGACCTCGACGACTACGTGTACGAGGCGCTGCGCGCGGGGGCCAGCGGCTTCCTGCTCAAGGACGCCTCCGCCGCCGAGCTGTCCGACGCCGTCCGGGTCGTCGCGGCCGGCGACGCGCTGCTGTCGCCCTCCATCACCCGGCGGCTGATCGCCGAATTCTCCCGGCTGGGCGCGCCGCGCGCCCCGTCCCGCAAGCGGCTGGACGAGCTGACCGAGCGCGAGACCGAGGTGCTCGCGCTGGTGGCGCGCGGGCTGTCCAACGGGGAGATCGCCGCCGAGCTGGTGGTCGCGGAGCAGACCGTCAAGACCCACTTCGGCCGCGTCCTGATGAAGCTCGGCCTGCGCGACCGTCCCCAGGCGATCGTCTACGCCTACGAGGTGGGCCTCGTCCGCCCGGGCGACTGA